The Echinicola rosea genome has a segment encoding these proteins:
- the traK gene encoding conjugative transposon protein TraK, producing MFESLKHIDTAFRHIRLFSLLVVLGVCLLSGFLCYRSLRMAADAQERVYILAHGKVLEAMAGERKQNIAVEAKDHIKMFHHHFFTLSPDESQIKQSVAKALYLADGSAKKAYDNLGEQSYYQQLVAANMDQTIEMDSIRLDIESYPYRFTYYGKQRIVRTTSILVRKLVTQGALREVQRSENNPHGFLIEGWETISNTNLSQYKR from the coding sequence ATGTTTGAAAGCCTGAAACATATTGATACCGCATTTCGCCATATTCGCCTTTTCAGCCTGCTTGTCGTACTGGGCGTTTGCCTGCTCAGTGGATTTCTGTGCTACCGGTCCCTCCGCATGGCAGCCGATGCACAGGAAAGGGTGTATATCCTTGCCCATGGCAAGGTACTGGAAGCCATGGCGGGTGAAAGGAAACAGAACATTGCCGTGGAAGCAAAGGACCATATCAAAATGTTCCACCACCATTTCTTTACCCTGTCCCCGGACGAGAGCCAGATAAAGCAAAGTGTGGCCAAAGCCCTGTATTTGGCAGATGGATCGGCAAAAAAGGCCTACGACAACCTAGGGGAACAAAGCTACTACCAGCAGCTGGTCGCTGCCAATATGGATCAGACCATAGAAATGGACAGCATACGTTTGGATATCGAAAGCTATCCTTACCGCTTCACCTATTATGGTAAACAGCGGATCGTAAGGACGACCTCTATACTGGTACGAAAGCTGGTAACCCAAGGTGCCCTGCGGGAAGTCCAGCGGTCGGAGAACAATCCCCATGGTTTTTTAATCGAAGGCTGGGAGACCATTTCCAATACCAACCTTTCACAATATAAACGGTGA
- a CDS encoding DUF932 domain-containing protein has product MGHNIHFNERTGKHSFFSVKQPAWHKLGKVVEEYPCSAEAIKFAGLDYEVVKSPLFTKWEGLSIGENGLDNSQLEIPLTSHYATMRTDTQKVFGIVGKDYGIVQNRDAFSFFDAIVKEEKGIKYETAGALGDGERVFITAKLPDNILVGKDDLVEQYLFLTTSHDGSGSITAAFTPIRVVCQNTLNAAMNRKTNVIRIRHTSGAKERLQQAHQLMGLVTDTADKLETIFNRWTKVKIKDKQVKRLIELAMAPNKDTLDKLYRGEYDQVSTAFINQCEDAFAYAMMGDTQLLPTTEGTLFGAYNAVTGYFQNVRNFKSEEDKTKSILLGGTAQTKGQKAFDLCVEFAKNGEDLLKV; this is encoded by the coding sequence ATGGGACACAATATTCATTTTAACGAGAGAACAGGAAAGCACAGCTTTTTCAGTGTAAAACAACCAGCATGGCATAAACTAGGTAAGGTGGTAGAAGAATATCCATGCTCTGCGGAGGCAATTAAATTTGCAGGACTGGATTATGAGGTGGTTAAATCTCCACTATTTACAAAATGGGAAGGACTTAGTATAGGAGAGAATGGTCTTGACAATAGCCAATTGGAAATCCCCTTGACAAGTCATTACGCAACCATGAGAACGGATACCCAAAAGGTATTTGGGATTGTTGGAAAGGACTATGGAATAGTGCAGAACAGGGATGCCTTTTCATTTTTTGATGCCATCGTCAAAGAGGAAAAAGGTATAAAATATGAAACTGCTGGGGCACTTGGGGATGGCGAGCGCGTGTTCATTACCGCCAAATTACCTGATAATATTTTGGTAGGGAAAGACGACTTGGTGGAACAATACCTTTTCCTTACGACTTCCCACGACGGGAGCGGCAGCATAACCGCTGCTTTTACCCCCATAAGGGTAGTTTGCCAAAATACCCTAAACGCAGCGATGAACCGCAAAACCAATGTCATCAGGATCCGCCATACTTCAGGGGCCAAGGAAAGATTACAACAGGCACATCAATTAATGGGCTTGGTAACTGACACCGCTGATAAATTGGAAACGATTTTCAACCGATGGACAAAGGTTAAAATCAAGGATAAGCAGGTTAAGAGGTTAATTGAACTGGCCATGGCACCCAATAAGGATACATTAGATAAACTATATAGAGGAGAATATGACCAGGTATCAACAGCTTTTATTAATCAATGCGAAGATGCTTTTGCATATGCCATGATGGGAGATACCCAGTTATTGCCCACTACAGAGGGTACACTTTTTGGTGCCTATAATGCGGTAACAGGATATTTTCAAAATGTGAGAAACTTTAAGAGTGAGGAGGATAAGACCAAATCTATTCTGTTGGGAGGTACGGCGCAGACAAAGGGGCAAAAAGCTTTTGATCTATGTGTGGAATTTGCCAAAAACGGCGAAGACCTTTTGAAGGTATAA
- a CDS encoding TraG family conjugative transposon ATPase: MLFDLAGHFPIYKVENDLMLSRSGEITAAYRLELPEIFTLSPADYRELHAGWTKAIRLLEKGTVLHKQDWFTESRFKGDFEKDHSLLSAGSERHFHERPFLSHSCYLMLTKLNRTLPKSSMSGLLRKGPVPLSLINGKTMTAFSETLGQVEKVLSDAGMELHRLSVDALTGSRQRAGLLERYLFLKGDRERRQLSDIAFKPDWRIGDKRVLMYSMADAEDLPGSVSVDRKWEKYATDRTDLRAGFAMPLGEQLSCNHLYNQYIVVGDGKAKLKELEAKRLRMESLAAYSRENALSRDATAEFLNEAISEGKDPVRAHFNLVLWTEDHGNLSELRNSAAAALSQMDVVPRQETLGAPQLFWAGLPGNEGELPTNECFDTFAQQAVCLFNMETHYRSSPSPIGMRLGDRISGRPVNVDLSDEPMAKGLITNRNKFVLGPSGSGKSFFTNHMVRSYHAQGSHIVLVDVGHSYRGLCRLLKGYYFTYQEDDPIRFNPFYVEGTIDTEKKESLKTLLLALWKKDDEPYRRSEYVALSNAVTAYYAHLDRNREVFPCFDSFYEFLEGEFREQLHRDGVKETDFDTGNFMYVLRPYYRGGEFDYLLNARENLDLLGQRMIVFELDAIKDHPILFPVVTIIIMEIFIAKMRKLKGVRKMILIEEAWKAIAKEGMAGYIKYLFKTVRKFYGEAIVVTQEVEDIISSPVVKEAIINNSDCKILLDQSKYQNKFGRIQELLGLTEKEAALALSINKANDPKRKYKEVFISLGGQLSKVYRTEVGQEEYHTYSTEESEQEEIRRYTKQFGSLEKAIGHMARNQQQ; encoded by the coding sequence ATGCTGTTTGACCTTGCGGGCCATTTTCCCATCTATAAGGTGGAGAACGATCTGATGCTTTCAAGGAGCGGGGAAATTACGGCGGCCTATAGGCTGGAGCTACCGGAGATCTTTACCCTGTCGCCTGCCGATTACCGGGAGCTGCATGCCGGCTGGACAAAGGCCATCAGACTGCTGGAAAAAGGAACGGTGCTGCACAAACAGGACTGGTTTACCGAAAGCAGGTTCAAAGGGGATTTTGAAAAGGATCACAGCCTGCTTTCAGCGGGAAGCGAGCGGCATTTCCATGAAAGGCCCTTTCTTTCGCATTCCTGTTACCTGATGTTGACCAAACTTAACAGGACACTGCCCAAATCCTCCATGTCCGGGCTGCTGCGGAAAGGCCCCGTGCCATTATCGCTGATCAATGGAAAGACCATGACTGCATTCTCTGAAACATTGGGGCAGGTAGAAAAGGTCCTTTCTGATGCTGGAATGGAACTTCACCGCCTTTCTGTCGATGCATTGACAGGAAGCAGGCAAAGGGCCGGGCTCTTGGAACGTTACCTGTTCCTAAAAGGGGATAGGGAAAGGCGACAGTTATCGGATATTGCTTTCAAACCCGATTGGCGGATAGGGGACAAAAGGGTATTGATGTATTCCATGGCCGATGCCGAGGATTTGCCCGGGAGTGTTTCGGTGGACCGAAAATGGGAAAAATATGCCACGGACAGGACAGACCTTCGGGCGGGATTTGCCATGCCACTGGGCGAGCAGTTATCCTGCAACCATCTGTACAACCAGTATATTGTGGTAGGGGACGGCAAGGCCAAGCTCAAGGAACTGGAAGCAAAACGTCTTAGGATGGAAAGCCTGGCGGCCTACAGCAGGGAGAATGCCCTTTCCAGGGATGCTACTGCTGAATTCCTCAACGAGGCCATTTCAGAAGGGAAAGATCCGGTAAGGGCACATTTCAATTTGGTACTCTGGACGGAGGATCATGGAAACCTTTCCGAACTTCGGAACAGTGCAGCAGCGGCACTCTCACAGATGGATGTCGTGCCCCGGCAGGAAACCCTAGGTGCCCCACAGCTCTTTTGGGCAGGGCTGCCCGGCAACGAAGGAGAACTGCCCACCAACGAGTGTTTCGACACCTTTGCGCAGCAGGCGGTCTGCCTGTTCAACATGGAAACCCATTACCGCTCTTCGCCAAGTCCCATCGGCATGCGGCTGGGCGACCGGATATCGGGAAGGCCGGTCAACGTGGACCTCTCTGATGAACCAATGGCCAAAGGGCTGATCACCAACCGCAACAAGTTCGTGCTGGGCCCCTCGGGAAGTGGAAAGAGCTTCTTTACCAACCATATGGTCAGGAGTTATCATGCACAAGGGAGCCATATTGTTTTGGTAGACGTAGGCCATTCCTACAGGGGGCTGTGCAGACTGCTCAAGGGCTATTACTTTACCTACCAGGAAGATGATCCCATCCGCTTCAATCCCTTTTATGTAGAGGGAACAATTGATACCGAAAAAAAGGAAAGCCTTAAGACCCTGCTTCTGGCATTGTGGAAAAAGGATGACGAGCCCTACCGCCGCTCGGAATATGTGGCCCTTTCCAATGCGGTGACCGCCTATTATGCCCATCTGGACAGGAACCGGGAAGTGTTTCCCTGCTTTGACTCCTTTTACGAGTTTCTGGAGGGCGAATTCAGGGAGCAACTGCACAGGGACGGGGTGAAGGAAACGGACTTTGACACGGGCAACTTCATGTACGTGCTGCGGCCCTATTACCGGGGCGGGGAATTCGACTACCTGCTCAATGCCCGGGAAAACCTGGACCTGTTGGGACAGCGGATGATCGTCTTTGAGCTTGATGCCATCAAGGACCATCCCATCCTCTTTCCGGTGGTGACGATCATCATCATGGAGATCTTCATTGCCAAGATGCGAAAGCTCAAAGGTGTGAGAAAGATGATCCTGATCGAAGAGGCCTGGAAGGCCATCGCCAAGGAAGGGATGGCAGGTTACATCAAGTACCTCTTCAAGACGGTAAGGAAGTTCTACGGGGAGGCCATCGTGGTGACCCAGGAAGTGGAGGACATCATTTCCTCGCCCGTGGTCAAGGAAGCCATTATCAACAATTCGGACTGCAAGATCCTATTGGACCAGTCCAAGTACCAGAACAAGTTCGGCCGTATCCAGGAGCTGCTCGGCCTGACCGAAAAGGAGGCGGCACTGGCCCTGAGCATCAACAAGGCCAATGACCCCAAGCGGAAATACAAAGAAGTGTTCATCAGCCTGGGCGGGCAGCTGTCAAAAGTCTACCGCACCGAGGTGGGACAGGAGGAGTACCATACCTATTCCACCGAGGAAAGCGAACAGGAGGAAATCAGACGCTATACAAAACAATTTGGAAGCCTGGAAAAGGCCATTGGACATATGGCAAGAAATCAACAGCAATGA
- a CDS encoding DUF4133 domain-containing protein: MSNGHAEYRINKGINRQLEFKGLKGQYLAYLAGGLVILLLLASTAYLLGLSPWTILVIVLLLGSGLFAIVFHLNAKYGRHGMMKAIAHRQLPKGVVCRSIKTFVKLNGLNNAV; encoded by the coding sequence GTGAGCAATGGGCATGCGGAATACCGGATCAACAAGGGGATCAACAGGCAGCTGGAGTTCAAGGGCCTGAAAGGCCAGTACCTCGCCTATCTGGCAGGAGGATTGGTCATACTCCTCCTGCTGGCCAGCACCGCTTACCTGTTGGGGCTTTCACCATGGACAATCCTGGTCATTGTCCTGCTGTTGGGCAGTGGGCTGTTTGCAATCGTATTCCACCTAAATGCTAAGTATGGAAGGCATGGCATGATGAAAGCCATTGCCCATCGACAGCTTCCCAAAGGTGTGGTATGCAGAAGCATTAAGACGTTTGTGAAATTAAACGGATTGAACAATGCTGTTTGA
- a CDS encoding conjugal transfer protein TraI: MKRKIQLSLISLMLVMGLSLGPVNRAEAIPLAAILEIIKQGVKKVIKAIDLKIQRLQNQTIWLQNAQKVLENAMTKLELEGIGNWSEKQRAQYGGLFDELWKVKQVLSQYQRVRDMAQKQAAIVREYQKAWQVLSQSTLLTTAERDAMAATYANILEESVQNLQHLTDVLTAYSIQMGDAERLEIIYRTDKKVQENLNELRSFNSRNFQVLRAREYYPSSNAPIKSLYDLD, from the coding sequence ATGAAAAGAAAGATCCAATTATCACTAATAAGCCTTATGCTGGTCATGGGATTATCACTTGGTCCGGTGAACAGGGCCGAGGCCATTCCCTTGGCGGCCATACTGGAAATCATCAAGCAGGGTGTAAAAAAGGTAATCAAGGCCATTGACCTGAAAATCCAACGCTTACAGAACCAAACCATATGGCTGCAGAATGCCCAGAAGGTATTGGAAAATGCGATGACCAAACTGGAACTGGAAGGCATCGGAAACTGGAGCGAAAAGCAGCGAGCCCAGTACGGCGGGCTTTTCGATGAGCTTTGGAAGGTCAAGCAGGTATTGTCCCAATACCAAAGGGTGAGGGACATGGCACAAAAGCAGGCAGCTATAGTCAGGGAATATCAAAAGGCCTGGCAGGTGCTGTCCCAGAGCACGCTGTTGACCACAGCGGAAAGGGATGCCATGGCGGCTACCTATGCCAATATATTGGAGGAAAGCGTACAAAACCTGCAGCACCTTACCGATGTGCTTACCGCCTATTCCATTCAGATGGGCGATGCGGAACGGCTGGAAATCATCTACCGGACGGACAAAAAAGTACAGGAAAACCTCAATGAGCTGAGGAGCTTCAACAGCAGGAATTTTCAAGTGTTACGGGCACGGGAATATTATCCGTCATCCAATGCCCCGATCAAATCACTCTATGACCTGGATTGA
- a CDS encoding recombinase family protein, producing the protein MSMSVADLYIRVSTDEQADKGYSQRNQEEVLKRYCDHHNIMVRKVIFEDHSAKTFNRPRWIELLTYLKKSRGRGVDKILFTKWDRFSRNAGDAYQMINTLRNLDVEPQAIEQPLDLNIPENKMMLAIYLAAPEVENDRRALNIFHGMRRALKEGRYLRKAPFGYINRMEGSRKFIALKEPEASIVKWVFNTILKKRYPTENIWEMVKKKGLKISRSHFHRMVRNPLYCGKIYVPAFKDEEDQFVNGQHEPLISEGEFYRVQNILEDIGRDEYLPKVVSDDRLPLRGFLVCPKCGKVLTGSGSKGRSRRYYYYHCLSKCGFREKASLFNDQMVIEMKRFTLKQEKKEIFSAILHEFFKYHFKDEGEEHKKVAASLESLHEKLKRSRDLLVAGDLEADDYREIKSECNREISSLENQLAATKPERVSNYSKYVDRALERLSRLDLLYENGDVETKRELIGSIFPEKLCFSKTGYRTGRINSVVECIYQINNGLRIKKNERKTKKSSNSHWVELAVRGSNSFLEEMEMIEKLMALGSNRPIKPVL; encoded by the coding sequence ATGAGCATGAGTGTAGCTGACTTATATATTAGGGTAAGTACCGATGAACAGGCAGATAAAGGTTATTCCCAACGTAATCAAGAAGAAGTCCTCAAAAGATATTGTGACCATCACAATATTATGGTGCGGAAGGTGATTTTCGAAGACCATTCAGCGAAGACCTTTAATAGGCCCCGTTGGATAGAACTCCTTACCTATCTAAAGAAAAGCAGGGGTAGAGGGGTTGACAAAATACTTTTTACAAAATGGGACCGGTTTAGTAGAAATGCCGGAGATGCCTACCAAATGATAAACACCCTTAGGAACTTAGATGTTGAGCCGCAGGCCATTGAACAGCCATTGGACTTGAATATTCCTGAAAATAAAATGATGCTGGCGATCTATTTGGCAGCACCCGAGGTGGAAAATGACCGTAGGGCACTGAATATTTTTCACGGTATGAGAAGGGCATTAAAGGAGGGACGTTATTTAAGGAAAGCACCTTTTGGGTACATCAACCGAATGGAGGGATCAAGAAAGTTTATTGCCCTAAAAGAACCAGAAGCATCCATTGTAAAATGGGTTTTCAATACCATTTTGAAAAAACGTTATCCAACGGAAAATATTTGGGAAATGGTCAAAAAGAAAGGACTTAAAATCAGCCGTTCCCATTTCCATAGAATGGTACGGAACCCATTGTACTGTGGGAAAATTTATGTGCCTGCTTTTAAGGATGAAGAAGACCAGTTTGTAAACGGCCAACACGAACCTTTGATTTCAGAAGGGGAATTTTATAGGGTACAGAATATTCTCGAGGACATAGGAAGAGATGAATATTTGCCAAAAGTGGTGTCCGATGATAGGTTACCTTTGAGAGGATTCCTTGTATGTCCAAAATGTGGAAAGGTGTTAACAGGAAGTGGCTCTAAAGGAAGGTCAAGACGATATTATTATTACCATTGCCTATCAAAGTGTGGTTTTAGGGAAAAGGCATCTTTATTCAATGATCAAATGGTTATAGAGATGAAAAGGTTTACACTAAAGCAGGAGAAAAAGGAAATCTTTAGTGCGATACTTCATGAATTCTTCAAATACCATTTCAAGGACGAAGGAGAAGAACATAAAAAAGTGGCAGCTTCCTTGGAAAGTCTTCATGAAAAATTGAAGAGAAGCAGAGATTTATTGGTGGCAGGAGACCTTGAAGCAGATGATTATAGGGAAATAAAATCCGAATGTAATAGGGAGATTTCCAGCTTGGAGAACCAATTGGCAGCAACCAAGCCAGAGAGAGTATCGAACTATTCCAAATATGTTGATAGGGCTCTGGAAAGGCTCTCTAGGCTAGATTTGCTATATGAAAACGGAGATGTCGAGACAAAGAGAGAATTAATTGGTTCGATATTCCCCGAAAAACTGTGTTTTTCAAAAACAGGTTATCGAACCGGAAGAATTAATTCTGTAGTTGAGTGTATCTACCAGATAAACAATGGTTTACGGATCAAAAAAAATGAGAGAAAAACGAAAAAATCGTCTAACTCTCATTGGGTGGAGCTGGCGGTACGTGGGTCGAACTCTTTTTTGGAAGAAATGGAAATGATAGAGAAGCTTATGGCATTGGGGAGTAACCGCCCTATTAAACCCGTGTTGTGA
- a CDS encoding TerB family tellurite resistance protein, whose amino-acid sequence MKIKLMILMILGALACGNPVRAQSQEAVQLVLNFEKLHQLKQILQDMYKGYHLLSTGYKTVKGIAEGDYKLHEAFLDGMLAVSPEVRRYYRIAEIVRYQQLISQEYTATYRQLSRDGKMGLAELEYLSSVYRHLFKESLKSLDELAMVLTAGKLRMDDHERIEAIDRVFGEMQSMLVFVRRTNSKVKMLNEQRKQLENDLIKTWNQWK is encoded by the coding sequence ATGAAAATTAAGTTGATGATACTAATGATTCTGGGTGCCTTGGCATGCGGGAACCCAGTCAGGGCCCAAAGCCAGGAAGCCGTACAGCTGGTGCTGAATTTTGAAAAGCTCCATCAACTCAAGCAGATCCTGCAGGACATGTACAAGGGGTATCATCTGCTCAGTACGGGGTACAAGACCGTAAAAGGAATCGCAGAGGGGGATTACAAACTGCACGAGGCCTTTCTGGATGGTATGCTGGCGGTAAGCCCAGAAGTACGACGCTATTACCGCATTGCGGAAATCGTCCGATACCAGCAGTTGATCAGCCAGGAATACACGGCTACCTACCGGCAATTGTCCCGGGACGGAAAGATGGGATTGGCCGAGCTTGAATACCTGTCTTCGGTTTATCGCCACCTGTTCAAAGAAAGCCTCAAAAGCCTGGACGAACTGGCGATGGTGCTCACCGCTGGAAAGCTCCGCATGGATGACCATGAGCGGATAGAGGCCATCGACAGGGTGTTCGGTGAGATGCAGTCCATGCTGGTCTTTGTCCGCAGGACCAACAGCAAGGTGAAAATGCTCAATGAACAGCGAAAACAACTGGAAAACGACCTGATCAAAACGTGGAACCAATGGAAATGA
- a CDS encoding DUF4138 domain-containing protein, protein MKTMLFQKAAPSLLLLFLSVSILRAQYAPKAIIKSYPVEVAYDKTTVLVFPFEVKSLDRGNPVVMAQKDGHAGNVLKLKAAAKGFAPTSLHVITSGGRLYHFKVSYRDRPSPLTIDMAAQLDNERFAVALKSIGLNQRELANYAALIVNKKPRRRLGRKARSGKVSARVRTASCHGQTLFFTIDLKNKGAVDFLQPGIRCWKRDGGGLKRTARRNTELVPVHASWKAEEGVKGDASNRLVLALPQFSLRGNENLVIDIREQNGGRLLRLRLKAAHLEKAEPIIQP, encoded by the coding sequence ATGAAAACCATGTTATTTCAAAAAGCAGCACCGTCCCTATTGTTGCTGTTTCTCTCCGTTTCCATTCTTAGGGCACAATATGCTCCAAAGGCCATCATCAAGAGCTACCCCGTGGAAGTTGCCTATGACAAGACTACCGTCCTGGTTTTCCCTTTTGAGGTGAAAAGCCTGGACAGGGGAAATCCAGTGGTCATGGCACAAAAGGATGGCCATGCCGGCAACGTGCTTAAACTGAAGGCCGCTGCAAAGGGCTTTGCCCCGACCAGCCTGCATGTCATCACATCAGGGGGCAGGCTTTACCATTTCAAGGTCAGCTACCGTGACCGTCCCAGTCCCCTTACCATCGATATGGCAGCGCAGCTGGATAATGAACGCTTTGCAGTTGCCCTGAAGAGTATAGGATTGAATCAGCGGGAACTGGCCAACTATGCTGCCTTAATAGTCAATAAAAAACCAAGGCGCCGTTTGGGCAGAAAAGCCAGGTCGGGGAAGGTTTCGGCTAGGGTAAGGACTGCGTCCTGCCATGGACAAACGCTATTTTTTACCATTGACCTGAAAAACAAAGGAGCGGTGGACTTCCTGCAACCTGGGATACGGTGCTGGAAGCGGGATGGGGGAGGACTGAAAAGAACTGCCAGGCGCAATACCGAGCTGGTTCCCGTGCATGCCAGTTGGAAGGCGGAAGAAGGAGTGAAGGGAGATGCTTCCAACAGGCTGGTACTTGCGCTGCCACAGTTCAGCCTGAGGGGCAATGAAAACCTGGTCATCGATATCAGGGAGCAAAACGGTGGCCGGCTGCTCAGGCTAAGGCTGAAGGCCGCGCACCTGGAGAAAGCAGAACCGATCATTCAACCATAA
- the traJ gene encoding conjugative transposon protein TraJ — translation MKKIVLTTIMVMGLMVVPEISHAQGIGDSVRTLHEVLDDLYAEMLPLAGQLTGVARAIAGFGALWFIAQRVWGHMARSESIDVYPLLRPFAIGLAILLFPAILDIIHTVGGLIVEGTALMVHNSNAAINAHIDLLNRQEIVPNITPPADISSPDRYNYPDSVEDMGVLERLANSIYAFNLQNILNQAISGILQVLFFAAALCINTIRTFQLLVLSILGPIVLGLSVFDGFQHTLSAWFARYINVFMWLPVANIFGAIIAKIQLNMMVLDQNFLSSTAYMVFMVIAITGYFTVPNVASFIVQPGGRDQLLGKTTNIAGQGSKAAVKVGGAIAKSL, via the coding sequence ATGAAAAAGATTGTACTGACTACCATTATGGTAATGGGGTTGATGGTCGTGCCCGAAATATCCCATGCCCAAGGTATTGGCGATAGTGTACGGACACTGCATGAGGTGCTGGATGACCTATATGCGGAAATGTTGCCCTTGGCCGGCCAGCTAACCGGAGTGGCCCGGGCCATTGCGGGCTTTGGTGCGCTGTGGTTTATCGCCCAACGGGTCTGGGGACATATGGCCCGATCTGAGTCCATTGATGTTTATCCCTTGTTGCGTCCATTTGCCATTGGCCTGGCCATTTTGCTATTTCCTGCCATACTGGATATCATCCATACGGTGGGAGGCCTGATAGTTGAAGGAACCGCCCTAATGGTACACAACAGTAATGCGGCCATCAATGCCCATATCGACCTGCTCAACCGGCAGGAGATCGTGCCCAATATCACGCCTCCAGCCGATATCTCTTCCCCTGATCGCTACAACTATCCCGATTCGGTAGAGGACATGGGCGTACTGGAACGGTTGGCCAACAGCATCTATGCCTTTAATCTCCAGAACATACTGAACCAGGCCATCAGCGGAATCCTACAGGTGCTCTTCTTTGCTGCAGCCCTGTGCATCAATACCATCCGTACCTTCCAGCTGTTGGTACTTTCCATACTTGGGCCGATCGTACTGGGCCTTTCGGTATTCGACGGGTTCCAGCATACGCTGTCCGCATGGTTTGCCCGCTATATCAATGTCTTTATGTGGCTGCCCGTGGCCAATATCTTCGGGGCAATCATAGCCAAGATCCAATTGAACATGATGGTACTTGACCAAAATTTCCTTTCCTCGACCGCCTATATGGTATTTATGGTCATCGCCATTACCGGCTATTTTACCGTGCCCAATGTGGCCAGTTTCATTGTGCAGCCGGGAGGACGGGACCAGTTGCTGGGCAAGACCACCAATATTGCAGGGCAGGGAAGCAAAGCAGCCGTGAAGGTAGGGGGAGCCATTGCCAAATCATTATAA
- the traM gene encoding conjugative transposon protein TraM: MMNEHSEQFLRERRMMLFLPLLTIPFLFLAFWALGGGNPNVLNDDHQTKGLNLTLPGANLTNEEKLDKMALYEKEEQKQRSLSQQEGQLPLFDSKLPLEGKEAVPNELDRAEKEIASQLETIQQLVNVPAPTAAKKVTETVLDKTGIHEDVRQLEEMMRQLNRPTGEDPEMKQIASMLDKLLDVQHPERVKQRLEKAKSKVKSYAVEASNVQAIKEVNPTIQTNGFYGLDQREPAVNEPVPVAIAATVYGDQELVSGQTVAMELSEEVSINGLSFSKGQLVHGRCNLVGERLEIEVSAIRKGKMILPVSLAVHDMDAMEGIRIPGSMERKALKEGAGQAIQSTQLMGYDTSWQMQAASAGSETVKGLLSKKAKLKKVRVRAGHPVLLVNQK; the protein is encoded by the coding sequence ATGATGAACGAACACAGTGAACAGTTCCTAAGGGAAAGACGCATGATGCTTTTTTTGCCCTTGTTGACCATTCCTTTTCTCTTTCTGGCCTTTTGGGCACTGGGAGGAGGAAATCCAAATGTATTGAATGACGATCACCAGACAAAGGGCCTGAACCTTACCCTTCCCGGAGCCAATTTGACTAATGAAGAAAAACTGGACAAGATGGCACTTTATGAAAAAGAAGAACAAAAACAGCGGAGCCTTTCACAACAGGAAGGACAACTGCCGCTTTTTGATAGCAAATTACCGCTGGAAGGGAAAGAGGCTGTTCCAAACGAGCTGGACCGGGCCGAGAAGGAAATTGCTTCCCAACTGGAAACGATCCAGCAACTGGTCAATGTACCTGCACCAACAGCAGCAAAGAAGGTAACTGAAACGGTATTGGATAAAACAGGCATCCATGAAGATGTCCGGCAGCTTGAAGAAATGATGCGGCAGTTGAACAGGCCAACGGGCGAAGATCCGGAAATGAAGCAGATCGCCTCCATGCTGGACAAATTGTTGGACGTGCAGCATCCTGAACGGGTAAAGCAAAGGCTTGAAAAAGCCAAAAGTAAAGTGAAAAGTTATGCTGTCGAAGCATCCAATGTTCAAGCAATCAAAGAGGTCAATCCAACCATTCAGACCAATGGGTTCTATGGCCTGGATCAAAGGGAACCTGCAGTGAATGAACCTGTCCCCGTGGCCATTGCCGCCACCGTGTATGGTGACCAGGAGCTTGTTTCGGGACAGACCGTCGCCATGGAACTATCTGAGGAGGTATCGATCAATGGACTGTCCTTTTCCAAAGGTCAGCTTGTCCATGGCCGTTGCAACTTGGTTGGCGAGCGGTTGGAGATCGAGGTCAGCGCGATCAGGAAAGGAAAGATGATCCTGCCCGTATCGCTTGCCGTGCACGATATGGATGCCATGGAGGGTATCCGCATTCCGGGGAGCATGGAAAGAAAGGCCCTAAAGGAAGGGGCCGGACAGGCCATACAGTCCACCCAACTGATGGGCTACGATACCTCCTGGCAGATGCAGGCCGCTTCGGCGGGCAGTGAAACGGTAAAGGGCCTGCTTTCCAAAAAGGCCAAACTAAAAAAAGTAAGGGTAAGGGCCGGACATCCGGTACTGCTTGTCAACCAAAAATAA